In a genomic window of Diabrotica undecimpunctata isolate CICGRU chromosome 2, icDiaUnde3, whole genome shotgun sequence:
- the LOC140434880 gene encoding lanC-like protein 2 isoform X1: protein MIEMRFFNNPFEDYTPERLQESKNKVSQSINMKWKSTMENLHTLDFSDYTVYTGTAGVALLKLLQDPDNPKNLKEVIKLLSLHKLKGRRHTFLCGDAGPLAIGIVVHSKLGNRDEVSQLISKLTSLNKDVLDLHSDIANEYMYGRIGYLYAILYVNKYISPPPFDDNYISQIIETILVIGRNISKAGRFKCPIMYDWHDSYYMGAAHGLAGILYLLLQARAYLSEDDLNNVIKPTIDYLLTQRFPSGNFPSSIGRDSDKFVQWCHGSPGFVYLLTTAYKIFQDTRYLQAALECGEIIWQRGLLRKGYSLCHGVSGNAYSFLELYQTTMEEKHLYRALKFAEWCIEYKKEHEEHSPNRPKSLFEGIAGPMYFLLDIQNPMAAKFPGYTL from the exons ATGATAGAAATGAGGTTCTTCAACAATCCTTTTGAAGATTATACGCCAGAACGGCTACAAGAG agTAAAAACAAAGTGAGTCAAAGCATAAACATGAAATGGAAGTCAACTATGGAAAACTTACATACCTTGGATTTTAGTGACTATACTGTTTATACAGGTACTGCCGGCGTAGCTCTACTTAAATTATTGCAAGATCCCGACAACCCTAAGAATTTAAAg gaGGTTATAAAACTGCTTTCGCTTCACAAACTGAAAGGAAGAAGGCACACTTTCCTATGCGGTGATGCAGGACCACTTGCGATAGGAATAGTGGTACACAGCAAATTGGGAAATCGTGATGAAGTTTCACAACTAATATCAaa ATTAACTTCGCTGAATAAAGATGTGTTAGATCTTCATTCCGACATAGCCAATGAATATATGTACGGTAGAATTGGATATCTATATGCAATACTTTACGTCAACAAATACATTTCACCTCCTCCTTTTGATGATAACTATATTAGTCAG aTAATAGAGACCATTTTAGTAATCGGTCGTAATATCTCAAAAGCAGGTAGATTTAAGTGTCCTATAATGTACGACTGGCACGACAGTTACTACATGGGAGCTGCACATGGACTTGCTGGTATTTTATATCTTTTGCTGCAAGCAAGAGCATATCTTAGTGAAGACGACTTGAACAATGTGATCAAACCTACCATTGATTATTTACTGACCCAGAG GTTTCCAAGTGGCAACTTTCCATCTTCTATAGGAAGAGATTCCGATAAATTTGTTCAATGGTGTCATGGTTCCCCAGGCTTTGTATATTTATTGACAACTGCATACAAg atcTTTCAAGATACTCGATATTTACAAGCAGCATTAGAATGTGGCGAAATTATATGGCAGAGAGGTTTACTAAGGAAAGGCTACAGTTTATGTCATGGTGTTTCAGGAAATGCTTACTCATTTTTAGAACTATACCAAACAACAATG GAAGAAAAACATCTCTACAGAGCCCTAAAATTTGCAGAATGGTgtattgaatataaaaaagaacACGAAGAACACTCCCCAAACAGACCTAAATCTCTATTTGAAGGTATCGCAGGTCCAATGTATTTTTTGTTGGATATTCAAAATCCAATGGCAGCCAAATTTCCAGGATATACGCTATAA
- the LOC140434880 gene encoding lanC-like protein 2 isoform X2: MKWKSTMENLHTLDFSDYTVYTGTAGVALLKLLQDPDNPKNLKEVIKLLSLHKLKGRRHTFLCGDAGPLAIGIVVHSKLGNRDEVSQLISKLTSLNKDVLDLHSDIANEYMYGRIGYLYAILYVNKYISPPPFDDNYISQIIETILVIGRNISKAGRFKCPIMYDWHDSYYMGAAHGLAGILYLLLQARAYLSEDDLNNVIKPTIDYLLTQRFPSGNFPSSIGRDSDKFVQWCHGSPGFVYLLTTAYKIFQDTRYLQAALECGEIIWQRGLLRKGYSLCHGVSGNAYSFLELYQTTMEEKHLYRALKFAEWCIEYKKEHEEHSPNRPKSLFEGIAGPMYFLLDIQNPMAAKFPGYTL; encoded by the exons ATGAAATGGAAGTCAACTATGGAAAACTTACATACCTTGGATTTTAGTGACTATACTGTTTATACAGGTACTGCCGGCGTAGCTCTACTTAAATTATTGCAAGATCCCGACAACCCTAAGAATTTAAAg gaGGTTATAAAACTGCTTTCGCTTCACAAACTGAAAGGAAGAAGGCACACTTTCCTATGCGGTGATGCAGGACCACTTGCGATAGGAATAGTGGTACACAGCAAATTGGGAAATCGTGATGAAGTTTCACAACTAATATCAaa ATTAACTTCGCTGAATAAAGATGTGTTAGATCTTCATTCCGACATAGCCAATGAATATATGTACGGTAGAATTGGATATCTATATGCAATACTTTACGTCAACAAATACATTTCACCTCCTCCTTTTGATGATAACTATATTAGTCAG aTAATAGAGACCATTTTAGTAATCGGTCGTAATATCTCAAAAGCAGGTAGATTTAAGTGTCCTATAATGTACGACTGGCACGACAGTTACTACATGGGAGCTGCACATGGACTTGCTGGTATTTTATATCTTTTGCTGCAAGCAAGAGCATATCTTAGTGAAGACGACTTGAACAATGTGATCAAACCTACCATTGATTATTTACTGACCCAGAG GTTTCCAAGTGGCAACTTTCCATCTTCTATAGGAAGAGATTCCGATAAATTTGTTCAATGGTGTCATGGTTCCCCAGGCTTTGTATATTTATTGACAACTGCATACAAg atcTTTCAAGATACTCGATATTTACAAGCAGCATTAGAATGTGGCGAAATTATATGGCAGAGAGGTTTACTAAGGAAAGGCTACAGTTTATGTCATGGTGTTTCAGGAAATGCTTACTCATTTTTAGAACTATACCAAACAACAATG GAAGAAAAACATCTCTACAGAGCCCTAAAATTTGCAGAATGGTgtattgaatataaaaaagaacACGAAGAACACTCCCCAAACAGACCTAAATCTCTATTTGAAGGTATCGCAGGTCCAATGTATTTTTTGTTGGATATTCAAAATCCAATGGCAGCCAAATTTCCAGGATATACGCTATAA